One Bemisia tabaci chromosome 4, PGI_BMITA_v3 genomic window, GAATGATAGGTTATGTGTTGCTCTGGTTTTTTCACTCCAAACTGGCAACAGTGCCAAGAAAAATACACACATGCATATTTATCTTTGGAAACATAGTCTTTGACTTTATATTTACACTTTGCTGGTCCTTATCAtcactttttactttacttacTTTTTATCAGACAGTCAGTCAAGTCAGCACCTTcatcttctccttctttctgATTAAGCATGTGACAGTGGTTATCGTAGTGAtttctaattattttcaaaatttttccttcattatCTAGTGCTCTAAACGTATTGAGATGATCCAAAAAGCAAGTATTTTAGATTATTCGCTCCAATGCACAGCATGTGAGCACAAGTTTTAAAGTTATCAAAGTTATCACCGAGTAACTTGTCTTCTACGGATTAAGCACTTTCTTCACTATGGTTGACAATATTGCAGTGTCTCTACCCCATCACATATTAGAACTACTGTTCTCCTACTTAGATTTAAATGATCTTAGAAGTTGTGCCCTTGTCTGTAAATCATGGGAAAATTTTTTGAGCGATGAAAACAGCGATGTGTGGAGACTGCAGTGTTTCCAAAAACTCTCTGAGGAAGTTTTAAAATCTGATTTGTTGTCCAGTCTATCTACGTACAAAGCTAAGCTGAGAGCCCACTACCATGCTTGGAACCCTGATGATTGCTCTCGTAATGTGTTCATCAAATCAAACAACTTCACTCTTCATCGAAATCCTGTGGCGCAAAGCACTGATGCtgtcagaggaaaaatcggattcggaCATGGCCGGCATTCATGGGAAGTATTCTGGGAAGGCCCTCTTGGCACCGTTGCTGTAATTGGTATCGCAACAGAAGAAGCAACTTTGCAATGTCAAGGATATGTTGCGCTGCTTGGATCTGACGATCAAAGTTGGGGATGGAATCTTGTGGACAATCATTTATTACACAATGGAGATACCCAGGGAAACTACCCTTTGTTAAATAATGCTCCTAAATACCaggtaaatattttattgaactAAGAGTATGTTAGCCCCCCTAGGGGTTGTTTTAGTATACCCCTGTCGCACATGGATAGTAGTTGGATTAGATAGTTGATAATCAAACATACCTATATCTCTTCACCGTACCTGAGTATTTTCAGAAGATCTATACCTAGCCCTGTGAAGCTGTCATACTCAGGGGTGTAAAAAGCTTAGGTTCATCTCAAATAAGTTAATGCACTTTCAGACAGCAAAAGAAGATCCATTATCTCGACTCGTGCCTTTATTTTCAACGCGCAACGAACATGACATGATCTCTGTCACAGTCTAAAAATGAGTAAACTTATTCAGCAAGGGCTCTATTGGAAGCAAAAAATCAATCCAAATCTCAGCCTCAAAATTTCCATGATACTGAAAAGATTATTTCACTCTTCCACAATGTCTAGGGTACACATTGAACGGGAAACAAAGAGGTAATGTAAAAAGAATAGTCCTATGAAAAACCTTCCTCTTGAACTGCAGAATTTTTTGCATCCTGGTTTAAGTATCTTataaaaaattcttacttttccTAAGTAGCTTTCAGCCCAACTGAAGTTCTTGCATGGAGCGTCATCTTTGATCGTCATCTTGAGCGTCATCAATCATCTTTGATCAATTCTctgttttacagagaaactcCTAGCATTATTGcttgaattttcctttgaaCTTGTCATATCTTTTATGAAATATCCACCAGAAAGGAGTATAGAGAATGAAATCTGAAGtgaatttttcgtaaaattgatTAATCCTGTAgtaccttttttaaaaataactgaaaaacaGGGATTGTCACCTAACAAAAGTGCTTCCATTTTCTTTAACGTTTCAAGTAAACATACACACACTCTTACCTGGGATGTCCCTCCGTCAGCCCTGACAAACTACtcattgatttgtttttttcttcttttttttcaggttggAGAAAGAATTAGAGTAATTTTGGACTGTGAGACAAACACcttatcatttgaaaaaaatcacgaatttcttggAGTTGCTTTCAAAGGTCAGTATGTCCAGCTGTCAAAGTATATTTCTTAGTAGTTAAGTATTGACATCTAAAAATATTGAGTGTCAATGTTgcctgcatatcgacggtgaaactaccaaaccacgtatctcgtttgcggtgtttaaaaatctacgctcatattttatttttttgaagtagaccaaatcaatatcattccttcaaattttcacagaattttctctgcacaaagaggaaaaatcacagaaattttcaagactggtcgttaagtagtttttcatttaaaaaataaagtatgacaggaagtctgcgacgtcgcaaaccgagatacgtggtttggtagtttcaccgtcgatatgttgccTCATATGCCTGCTCTGCCCTAGAAAAATGTACCAAAAATTGAGAAGACTAATTCCAAGACCAAAAATGCTACAATAAAACATGGATACTCTGCGTTGCCTAGGCTGGAAGACCTTGTGTTGGCTCAAAAAGCCCAGCTAGTCTTGGGCCTTGATGGTTGTGTAACCATTTCCTCCACCTAATCAAACATACAACTCCTTCGAATGATATGCCTACTAAGCCAACAAAATCCCACCAATCCCGAGATCTAAAAGTTTTACTccacaaaacttcaaaaatatatatgaaCCTACGAGAGTCAATTATGGCTTTGTGCAGCTAACTCTAATAGCCCAAAATGAAGTCTTATGCCTCTTTActttatttgtaaaattgatCCTAAAAATTAGCTGTAAGTCAAAACAGATTAATATAGTCTGCAAAAGGGTGTATTAgaagcgtattttcgttgatgatcggtcaAACCAAAATGGGTGGATCATATCAGTTTTGTGTTTTGTTTTGACGCGATCATACTTTTTCAGAATAACACTGGGACTCACCAGACGGATAGAAGGTGAAATTCTTGCAAACGTTGGAGCCAAAATATAATCCTACAAGAAGTAGGGTTCAGAAATGACCTGATGTAGATGATGGCATCCGACCAGCATCAATTCGGACAGTCGAACTTCAAATGTTTACCAACCCGAGTATGATCTCACTGCCATTATTGTGGCATTTTGGCTTGACTGATCATCAACGAATATATGCTTTAGGTGTACTCATTAAATTTGTTTCACTTATCATGAAAAGAATAGAAAAATGTGCGAGCCATTTTGAAGGGATTGACAATCGGTCCCATGAGGCTGACTGGGCAGTGCCAGAACTACTCTCCGTTGGTCCATTGGGACAGTCGTAGTGGTCAACAAGTTAAACATTATGAATAGAgacttttaattaatttttccctgaagCTTCCAGCACTTTCGATTTTTGCTGAGCCAAGCAAGCCAGTAGTTTGAATGAAATACGgatgtcatattttaaatggagTTATGCTTTGAGCTTTTCAAGTATCTTTATGCCTTGTgaatttctgcaaatttttgaacaaaaatttcaaagctagGGCTTATTATGAGCTTCTTGTGAGCCACAgtagttttcctgaaaaaaaacctcaaaaatgtTCTTTAAATAACATTATTTCCCTGTCAAAGTTCTGGTGCATGCTGATTTCCAAATTAATACGCCATTTACTGTTTTCAGGTCTTCCGCCAAAGAAACTATATCCTTCAGTTTCAGCTGTTTATGGTAACACTGAGGTTTCAATGGTATACTTAGGACCACCAT contains:
- the Fsn gene encoding F-box/SPRY domain-containing protein 1; translation: MVDNIAVSLPHHILELLFSYLDLNDLRSCALVCKSWENFLSDENSDVWRLQCFQKLSEEVLKSDLLSSLSTYKAKLRAHYHAWNPDDCSRNVFIKSNNFTLHRNPVAQSTDAVRGKIGFGHGRHSWEVFWEGPLGTVAVIGIATEEATLQCQGYVALLGSDDQSWGWNLVDNHLLHNGDTQGNYPLLNNAPKYQVGERIRVILDCETNTLSFEKNHEFLGVAFKGLPPKKLYPSVSAVYGNTEVSMVYLGPPYDG